In one window of Trachemys scripta elegans isolate TJP31775 chromosome 5, CAS_Tse_1.0, whole genome shotgun sequence DNA:
- the MRPL35 gene encoding 39S ribosomal protein L35, mitochondrial, translating to MAVAAVTRRVSGILRPLNFLVPLAYNSSCNIRLISGLSIQCFNRVQAPLASSVTKPLLSISDLSCGCPLSIFNSVTPLLPRILQQPVRTLTYYSLRKGKRKSVKSVVYRFLRLHCGLWLRKKAGYKKKLWKKSIPQKRRLREQVFCNKTQSKLLDKMTTSFWKRRNWYVDDPFQKYHDRTNLRL from the exons ATGGCGGTAGCTGCTGTTACGCGGAGGGTGTCGG GGATTTTAAGACCTCTGAATTTTCTGGTCCCTTTGGCTTACAACAGCTCCTGCAACATCCGTCTTATTTCTGGACTCTCCATACAATGTTTCAACCGGGTGCAGGCACCGTTAGCTTCCTCTGTTACGAAACCTCTGCTGTCTATTAGTGATCTGTCCTGTGGGTGTCCTCTCTCCATCTTTAACAG TGTAACACCCTTACTGCCACGTATCCTTCAGCAGCCAGTGAGGACTCTCACATATTATAGCCTGCGAAAAGGAAAGAGGAAATCTGTAAAATCTGTGGTCTACAGATTTCTCCGACTGCACTGTGGCCTTTGGTTAAGGAAaaaa GCTGGTTACAAGAAAAAATTATGGAAAAAGTCTATTCCCCAGAAAAGACGCTTGAGGGAACAAGTGTTTTGCAATAAAACACAAAGTAAACTCCTTGATAAAATGACCACTTCTTTCTGGAAGAGAAGAAACTGGTACGTTGATGATCCCTTCCAGAAATATCATGATCGCACAAACCTTCGACTATAG